One region of Triticum aestivum cultivar Chinese Spring chromosome 6B, IWGSC CS RefSeq v2.1, whole genome shotgun sequence genomic DNA includes:
- the LOC123133937 gene encoding desmethyl-deoxy-podophyllotoxin synthase, whose translation MEQATYYLCLFLALLLPLLLLKLSRKRGGAVRLPPGPWRLPVIGSLHHLASSPLAHRVMADLARRLDAPLMYLKLGEVSVVVASSPEAAREVMKTHDVALASRPWNPTIKIMMSDGQGLVFGRYGALWRQLRKICILELLSARRVQSFRQIREDEVGRLVAAIAATPPGQPVNVSERIAVLITDSAVRTMIGDRFERREEFLQVLEEGVKLVTGSSLGDLFPSSWLANFISGTARMAEEVHRKSFELMEYAIKQHEEKRAVGDGEDLVDVLLRIQKEGGLEVPLTMGIIKASILDLFSAGSETSATTLQWAMSELMRYPNVMQKAQAEVRGYLGEKPTVTEDDLADLKYLRLVIKETLRLHPPAPLLIPREAMESCKILGYDVQKGTTVLVNAWAIGRDPKHWDNPEEFKPERFESGIVDFKGTDFEYIPFGAGRRMCPGMTFAQASMEIVLAALLYHFDWELPAGLKSSEVDMVEDMGITVRRKNDLYLHSVVHVSPV comes from the exons ATGGAGCAAGCTACTTACTACCTCTGCCTCTTCCTGGCTCTACTCCTCCCGCTCCTGCTCCTCAAGCTGAGCCGGAAGCGTGGCGGCGCCGTGCGTCTGCCGCCCGGCCCGTGGCGGCTGCCGGTCATCGGCAGCCTGCACCACCTCGCGAGCAGCCCGCTCGCGCACCGCGTCATGGCCGACCTCGCGCGCCGGCTGGACGCGCCGCTCATGTACCTCAAGCTCGGCGAGGTCTCCGTCGTCGTGGCCTCGTCCCCGGAGGCCGCGCGCGAGGTCATGAAGACGCACGACGTCGCCCTGGCGAGCCGGCCGTGGAACCCGACCATCAAGATCATGATGTCGGACGGGCAAGGGCTCGTCTTCGGCCGCTACGGCGCCCTCTGGCGGCAGCTCCGGAAGATATGCATCCTGGAGCTGCTCAGCGCGCGCCGCGTGCAGTCGTTCCGCCAGATCCGGGAGGACGAGGTCGGCCGCCTCGTGGCCGCCATCGCGGCGACGCCGCCTGGCCAGCCCGTGAACGTCAGCGAGCGGATCGCCGTGCTCATCACCGACTCGGCTGTGCGCACCATGATCGGGGACAGGTTTGAGAGGAGGGAGGAGTTCCTGCAGGTCCTCGAGGAGGGGGTCAAGCTCGTCACCGGGTCCAGCCTCGGCGACCTGTTCCCGTCGTCGTGGCTTGCCAACTTCATAAGCGGCACGGCGCGGATGGCCGAGGAGGTCCACCGGAAGAGCTTCGAGCTCATGGAGTATGCCATCAAGCAACACGAGGAAAAGAGGGCCGTGGGGGATGGAGAGGACCTGGTGGACGTGCTCTTGAGGATACAGAAGGAAGGTGGCCTCGAGGTGCCTCTCACCATGGGAATCATCAAAGCAAGTATCCTG GACCTCTTTAGTGCCGGGAGTGAGACGTCAGCAACGACACTTCAATGGGCCATGTCGGAGCTCATGAGGTACCCAAACGTGATGCAGAAAGCGCAAGCCGAAGTACGTGGTTACCTTGGAGAAAAGCCCACGGTGACCGAGGATGACTTGGCCGACCTAAAATACCTCAGACTCGTTATCAAGGAGACCTTGAGGCTGCATCCACCGGCCCCGTTGCTTATTCCACGGGAGGCCATGGAGTCCTGCAAAATCCTTGGGTATGACGTGCAAAAGGGCACAACCGTGCTTGTGAATGCGTGGGCGATTGGTAGGGACCCTAAGCACTGGGACAACCCCGAGGAATTTAAGCCAGAGAGGTTCGAGTCTGGCATCGTCGACTTCAAAGGCACGGACTTCGAGTACATACCGTTTGGGGCAGGGAGAAGGATGTGTCCTGGTATGACATTTGCACAGGCCAGCATGGAGATTGTTCTCGCTGCACTTCTCTACCACTTTGACTGGGAGCTCCCGGCGGGGCTGAAGTCAAGTGAGGTCGACATGGTGGAGGACATGGGCATCACCGTCCGGAGGAAGAATGACTTGTACCTACACTCCGTCGTCCATGTATCGCCAGTTTGA